The following coding sequences are from one Heptranchias perlo isolate sHepPer1 chromosome 13, sHepPer1.hap1, whole genome shotgun sequence window:
- the si:ch211-262h13.5 gene encoding alpha-2-HS-glycoprotein isoform X2: MPYASGKTVHYLEFDVRETKCHLLSHKALKDCEIRSFKETKVEGDCKVIVEAKSGAPNHVKGFKCEISPDSAEDVAERYPDAPHLIAINSTEAEHAAKVTLNKFNQENNHMHTFELQEITRAASKGPGTPVLVEFVIRETACVKGRNACVLLLLLSPELGFCAGSVTPGNPDEIVDVVCELYGTKVAEGTGTAPAAPEGKSGAPAAPEGEGTAPPAPEGEGTAPPAPEGEGTAPPAPEGEGSAPPAPEGEGVTEVAPEDNTDAEGAEIHVVTSATPDTITPVFVQADGTPPKRKRSANTESSESSEEHITSAGKPIIHFPDLPADLTTCPGKHKYPEHQ, from the exons ATGCCCTAT GCAAGTGGGAAGACTGTTCATTATTTGGAATTTGATGTTCGAGAGACGAAGTGTCATTTGCTGAGCCATAAAGCACTGAAGGACTGTGAAATCCGATCATTCAAGGAAACT AAAGTAGAAGGAGATTGTAAGGTTATCGTAGAAGCCAAATCTGGAGCTCCTAATCACGTGAAAGGCTTCAAGTGTGAAATAAGCCCAG ATTCAGCTGAAGATGTTGCTGAAAGATATCCTGATGCTCCACACCTAATAGCTATAAATAGTACAGAAGCTGAACATGCTGCAAAGGTCACACTTAATAAATTCAATCAAGAAAACAACCATATGCACACTTTTGAACTTCAAGAAATAACACGAGCTGCCTCAAAG GGACCTGGGACTCCGGTGTTGGTGGAATTCGTCATCCGGGAGACAGCATGTGTCAAAGGGAGAAATGCATGTGTTCTATTGCTCCTTTTATCTCCT GAACTTGGATTCTGTGCAGGCTCTGTCACTCCTGGCAATCCTGATGAGATAGTCGACGTAGTTTGTGAGCTCTATGGTACAAAG GTAGCAGAGGGTACTGGAACTGCTCCAGCAGCACCAGAAGGGAAAAGCGGTGCTCCAGCAGCACCAGAAGGGGAAGGCACTGCTCCACCAGCACCAGAAGGGGAAGGCACTGCTCCACCAGCACCAGAAGGGGAAGGCACTGCTCCACCAGCACCAGAAGGCGAAGGCAGTGCTCCACCAGCACCAGAAGGCGAAGGCGTTACTGAGGTGGCACCAGAAGACAATACTGATGCTGAAGGAGCAGAAATCCATGTTGTTACTAGTGCAACACCAGACACTATTACTCCAGTATTCGTACAAGCTGATGGTACTCCTCCTAAACGCAAACGATCAGCGAACACCGAGTCCTCAGAATCCTCTGAAGAACATATTACCAGCGCTGGGAAACCAATTATTCACTTCCCTGACCTGCCTGCAGATCTGACAACCTGCCCAGGAAAACACAAGTATCCTGAGCATCAGTGA